One Streptomyces sp. V4I8 genomic window carries:
- a CDS encoding DUF475 domain-containing protein, with the protein MVLKTFGWSFAVTALGLVAAVLFGGWTAFGIVAILSVLEISLSFDNAVVNAGILKKMNAFWQKIFLTIGILIAVFGMRLVFPVVIVAISAQLGPIEAVDLALSDKDQYQQLVTDAHPAIAAFGGMFLLMIFLDFIFEDRDIKWLGWLERPLAKLGKVDMLSVCIALVVLLISAMTFATHAHQHGGAHVDKAETVLLSGIAGLVTYMIVGGLSGYFEDKLEEEEEREHEAEEEAERTGKPRTAVAMAGKAAFFMFLYLEVLDASFSFDGVIGAFAITNDIVLMALGLGIGAMYVRSLTVYLVRQGTLDEYVYLEHGAHYAIGALAMILLVTIQYEIPELITGSIGVILIGWSFWSSVRRNRAMAAAEGKAETSDEKTEVSSGV; encoded by the coding sequence GTGGTTCTGAAAACCTTCGGTTGGTCGTTCGCGGTCACCGCGCTCGGCCTGGTTGCAGCGGTCCTCTTCGGGGGGTGGACCGCCTTCGGCATCGTGGCGATCCTGTCCGTCCTCGAGATCTCGCTGTCCTTCGACAACGCGGTGGTCAACGCCGGAATCCTGAAGAAGATGAATGCCTTCTGGCAGAAGATCTTCCTCACCATCGGCATCCTGATCGCCGTCTTCGGTATGCGACTGGTCTTCCCCGTCGTCATCGTCGCGATCAGCGCGCAGCTCGGGCCGATCGAGGCCGTCGACCTCGCGCTCAGCGACAAGGACCAGTACCAGCAACTCGTCACCGACGCCCACCCGGCGATCGCCGCGTTCGGTGGCATGTTCCTGCTGATGATCTTCCTGGACTTCATCTTCGAGGACCGGGACATCAAGTGGCTGGGCTGGCTGGAGCGCCCGCTCGCCAAGCTCGGCAAGGTCGACATGCTGTCGGTCTGCATCGCCCTGGTCGTGCTGCTCATCAGCGCTATGACCTTCGCGACCCACGCCCACCAGCACGGCGGCGCGCACGTCGACAAGGCGGAGACGGTTCTGCTCTCCGGTATCGCGGGCCTGGTCACGTACATGATCGTGGGCGGTCTCTCCGGCTACTTCGAGGACAAGCTCGAAGAGGAGGAGGAGCGCGAGCACGAGGCCGAGGAAGAGGCCGAGCGCACCGGCAAGCCCCGCACCGCGGTCGCCATGGCCGGCAAGGCCGCCTTCTTCATGTTCCTCTACCTCGAGGTCCTGGACGCGTCCTTCTCCTTCGACGGCGTGATCGGCGCCTTCGCCATCACCAACGACATCGTCCTGATGGCCCTGGGTCTCGGTATCGGCGCCATGTACGTCCGTTCGCTGACCGTGTACCTGGTCCGCCAGGGCACCCTCGACGAATACGTCTACCTGGAGCACGGCGCGCACTACGCGATCGGCGCGCTGGCCATGATCCTGCTGGTCACCATCCAGTACGAGATCCCGGAGCTCATCACCGGCTCGATCGGCGTGATCCTGATCGGCTGGTCCTTCTGGTCCTCGGTGCGCCGCAATCGTGCGATGGCGGCCGCGGAGGGAAAAGCGGAGACCTCGGACGAGAAGACTGAGGTCTCGTCCGGGGTGTGA
- a CDS encoding peroxiredoxin yields the protein MAIQVGDKAPDFELKDNHGATVKLSDFRGSKNVVLLFYPFAFTGVCTGELCEVRDNLPQFSDRDTQVLAVSNDSIHTLRVFAEQEGLEYPLLSDFWPHGEVSRAYGVFAEDKGCAVRGTFVIDKEGVVRWTVVNALPDARDLNEYVKALDTL from the coding sequence ATGGCGATCCAGGTCGGCGACAAGGCCCCCGACTTCGAGCTCAAGGACAACCACGGCGCGACCGTGAAGCTCTCCGACTTCCGCGGTTCCAAGAACGTCGTCCTGCTCTTCTACCCCTTCGCCTTCACCGGCGTGTGCACCGGTGAGCTGTGCGAGGTGCGCGACAACCTGCCGCAGTTCTCCGACCGCGACACGCAGGTGCTCGCCGTCTCCAACGACTCCATCCACACCCTGCGCGTCTTCGCCGAGCAGGAGGGCCTGGAGTACCCGCTGCTCAGCGACTTCTGGCCGCACGGTGAGGTCAGCCGCGCCTACGGCGTCTTCGCCGAGGACAAGGGCTGCGCGGTGCGCGGCACCTTCGTCATCGACAAGGAGGGCGTCGTCCGCTGGACCGTCGTCAACGCCCTGCCGGACGCGCGTGACCTGAACGAGTACGTCAAGGCGCTCGACACCCTCTGA
- a CDS encoding DUF3052 domain-containing protein — MSATADHAEERTLAERLGFQPEQVVQEIGYDDDVDQELREAIESVTGTELVDEDYDDVADAAVLWFRDEDGDLTDALVDATTYIEEGGAILLLTPKTGRDGYVEPSDISEAATTAGLSASKSVSVGKDWSGSRLVTPKAAKTKK, encoded by the coding sequence GTGAGCGCGACCGCGGACCACGCGGAGGAGCGGACCCTTGCCGAGAGGCTGGGGTTCCAGCCCGAGCAGGTGGTCCAGGAGATCGGCTACGACGACGACGTAGACCAGGAACTCCGCGAGGCCATTGAGTCAGTGACCGGCACAGAACTCGTGGACGAGGACTACGACGACGTTGCCGATGCCGCGGTGCTGTGGTTCCGCGACGAGGACGGCGACCTTACGGATGCGCTGGTGGACGCCACCACGTACATCGAAGAGGGCGGCGCGATCCTGTTGCTGACGCCGAAGACCGGCCGTGACGGCTACGTGGAGCCCAGCGACATCTCTGAAGCCGCGACCACGGCGGGTCTGTCGGCGTCCAAGAGTGTCAGCGTCGGCAAGGACTGGAGCGGCAGCCGGCTGGTGACGCCGAAGGCCGCGAAGACCAAGAAGTAA
- a CDS encoding TerD family protein, with the protein MTHAMLKGSNVPLEATTVRAVLRWTPGQGVPDVDASALLLGPDGRVRSDEDFVFYNQPRHPSGKVWRLGKKRGAEGLTDTIQTDLTGVESGVGQILLIASADGVAFDRVRDLRIVLYDAAAIDGDPLAYFDIKPETGQETALICGELYRRGEGWKFRALGEGYSDGLKGLATDYGISVDESEAMAEPAPTTTPEVSQPLPPEQPTTVVPPQPSYGYPQQPPPTQPAYGYPQPTSQPVPSASGYGYAPPVTAPHHQNFRLPPQGPQFIGR; encoded by the coding sequence ATGACGCACGCGATGTTGAAGGGGTCGAACGTCCCGCTCGAAGCCACGACGGTACGCGCCGTGCTGCGCTGGACGCCCGGGCAGGGGGTCCCGGATGTCGACGCCTCGGCACTCCTCCTCGGCCCCGACGGTCGTGTGCGCTCCGACGAGGACTTCGTCTTCTACAACCAGCCCCGGCACCCCTCCGGGAAGGTCTGGCGACTCGGCAAGAAACGGGGCGCCGAGGGCCTCACCGACACGATCCAGACAGATCTGACCGGTGTCGAGTCCGGCGTCGGTCAGATTCTGCTGATCGCTTCGGCGGACGGCGTCGCCTTCGACCGCGTACGGGACCTGCGCATCGTGCTGTACGACGCGGCAGCCATCGACGGCGACCCGCTGGCGTACTTCGACATCAAGCCGGAGACGGGCCAGGAGACCGCCCTGATCTGCGGTGAGCTGTACCGCCGCGGCGAGGGCTGGAAGTTCCGCGCCCTCGGCGAGGGCTACTCGGACGGCCTCAAGGGCCTGGCCACGGACTACGGCATCTCGGTGGACGAGTCGGAGGCCATGGCGGAGCCCGCGCCGACCACCACGCCGGAGGTCTCCCAGCCCCTCCCCCCGGAGCAGCCCACGACCGTGGTCCCGCCCCAGCCGTCCTACGGCTACCCGCAGCAGCCCCCGCCGACCCAGCCGGCCTACGGCTACCCGCAGCCCACCAGCCAGCCGGTCCCGTCCGCATCGGGCTACGGCTACGCGCCCCCGGTAACGGCTCCCCACCACCAGAACTTCCGTCTGCCACCCCAAGGGCCACAGTTCATCGGACGGTGA
- a CDS encoding HpcH/HpaI aldolase/citrate lyase family protein: protein MRHFGHIAPEVRQRLFHQEPGEFSADSPARLLSAALGATLYSPATRPQLADDVVKQAGRGVVSMVLCLEDSIGDEDVAEGEENLVRQFTDLAGRAGAVQLPLLFIRVRTPEQIPDLVRRLGPAVRLLSGFVLPKFTEERGMPFLEALASAEAQSGRRLFAMPVLESPELLYRESRVETLEGVSRAVDKYRERVLALRLGVTDFCSSYGLRRAPDMTAYDVQIVASVIADVVNMLGRADGTGFTVTGPVWEYFRVQERMFKPQLRRSPFLEGQAEELREALIEHSMDGLLREITLDHANGLLGKTCIHPSHVLPVHALSVVSHEEFSDAKDILRPERCGGGVLRSQYTNKMNEVKPHRAWAERTLLRADVFGVANEDIGFVELLAAGIPA from the coding sequence ATGCGTCATTTCGGGCACATCGCCCCGGAGGTGCGGCAGCGCCTCTTCCACCAGGAGCCGGGCGAGTTCTCCGCCGACTCCCCGGCCCGGCTGCTCTCCGCGGCCCTGGGCGCCACGCTCTACAGTCCGGCGACCCGGCCGCAGCTCGCCGACGACGTCGTCAAACAAGCCGGGCGCGGCGTGGTCTCGATGGTGCTGTGCCTGGAGGACTCGATCGGCGACGAGGACGTGGCGGAGGGCGAGGAGAACCTCGTCCGGCAGTTCACCGACCTCGCGGGACGGGCGGGCGCGGTGCAGCTGCCGCTGCTCTTCATCCGGGTCCGCACCCCCGAGCAGATCCCCGACCTGGTACGACGGCTCGGTCCCGCCGTACGGCTGCTCTCCGGATTCGTGCTGCCCAAGTTCACCGAAGAGCGCGGCATGCCCTTCCTGGAGGCCCTCGCGAGTGCCGAGGCCCAGAGTGGGCGGCGGCTGTTCGCCATGCCCGTGCTGGAGTCGCCCGAGCTGCTCTACCGGGAGTCGCGCGTGGAGACCCTGGAGGGCGTCTCCCGCGCGGTCGACAAGTACCGGGAGCGGGTGCTGGCGCTGCGGCTGGGGGTCACCGACTTCTGCTCGTCGTACGGACTGCGGCGCGCCCCGGACATGACGGCGTACGACGTCCAGATCGTCGCCTCCGTGATCGCCGACGTGGTGAACATGCTGGGCAGAGCCGACGGCACCGGGTTCACGGTGACCGGGCCGGTGTGGGAGTACTTCCGGGTGCAGGAACGTATGTTCAAGCCGCAGCTGCGCCGCAGCCCCTTCCTGGAGGGCCAGGCCGAGGAGCTGCGCGAGGCCCTCATCGAGCACTCCATGGACGGCCTGCTGCGCGAGATCACCCTGGACCACGCCAACGGCCTCCTCGGCAAGACCTGCATCCACCCCTCCCATGTGCTGCCCGTGCACGCGCTGTCCGTGGTCAGTCACGAGGAGTTCAGTGACGCCAAGGACATCCTGCGGCCGGAGCGCTGCGGTGGGGGGGTACTCAGGTCGCAGTACACGAACAAGATGAACGAGGTGAAGCCGCACCGCGCCTGGGCCGAGCGGACCCTGCTGCGGGCCGACGTTTTCGGCGTGGCCAACGAGGACATCGGCTTCGTGGAGCTGCTCGCCGCCGGGATCCCGGCCTGA
- a CDS encoding TerD family protein, translating to MGVTLAKGGNVSLSKAAPNLTQVMIGLGWDARSTTGAPFDLDASALVCSGGRVLGDEWFVFYNQLKSPDGSVEHTGDNLTGEGEGDDESLLIDLSKVPAHCDKIVFPVSIHMADERGQTFGQVSNAFIRVVNQADGQELARYDLSEDASTETAMIFGEVYRYQGEWKFRAVGQGYASGLRGIALDFGVNVS from the coding sequence ATGGGCGTCACGCTCGCCAAGGGAGGAAATGTCTCCCTGTCCAAGGCCGCACCCAATCTCACCCAGGTGATGATCGGGCTCGGCTGGGACGCGCGCTCCACCACCGGAGCCCCCTTCGACCTCGACGCCAGCGCACTGGTGTGCAGCGGTGGACGCGTCCTGGGCGATGAGTGGTTCGTCTTCTACAACCAGCTCAAGAGCCCCGACGGCTCGGTGGAGCACACCGGCGACAACCTCACCGGTGAGGGCGAGGGCGACGACGAGTCGCTCCTGATCGATCTCTCCAAGGTGCCGGCCCACTGCGACAAGATCGTCTTCCCGGTCTCGATCCATATGGCCGACGAGCGCGGGCAGACCTTCGGCCAGGTCAGCAACGCCTTCATCCGCGTGGTCAACCAGGCCGACGGCCAGGAACTCGCCCGCTACGACCTGAGCGAGGACGCCTCCACCGAGACCGCCATGATCTTCGGCGAGGTCTACCGCTACCAGGGGGAATGGAAGTTCCGGGCGGTGGGGCAGGGGTACGCGTCGGGGCTGCGGGGCATCGCACTCGACTTCGGAGTCAACGTCTCGTAA
- a CDS encoding phosphoribosyltransferase: MNNAVNNGVWSGSWVAERLGVQLVGDDELTQMLGLALRRNPKRAHLLVSHVLGKHVPQSPSVVYGAGFALGRRVRDLLGADEAARAVVLGYAETATGLGHSVADGIGLAPYLHSTRRPVAGVARAGGFEESHSHATSHLLLPEDPALLAGDGPLVLVDDEFSTGNTVLNTVRDLHARYPRRRYVVVALVDMRSAADAGRLEEFAREIGARVDLVAAASGTVRLPEGVLEKGQELVARYEAESAASGSRSTVAPSGPVAQFPAPPNDGVAIEADQKANPLGARGTARPAPTCPQPADERAHPHPTRIDLRWPHGLPDGGRHGFTPQHRLRLESALPAMAARLAEALPADTRSVLVLGFEELMYAPLRIAHELERSADAEVRYSTTTRSPVLAVDDPGYAIRTRLVFPAHDDPADGPGERYAYNVAGAGFDAVIAVVDSVADTPELHAPEGLLEALAAHTPHVLLAVVPSYVPGSPAISERHPMLPEPLRGPAFSSYAPEEVGWLLQDLSDVTLEAPTEEREEAIQSGGAHYAESLPVEYQPSEQYQALFHTALEESAARLAQAVGAVTELVLAERSPRPVLVSLARAGTPVGVLMRRWAQFRHGLELPHYAVSIVRGRGIDANALRWLAAHHDPRDVVFVDGWTGKGAITRELTAAIREFEASDGITGFDPEIAVLADPGSCVRTYGTRDDYLIPSACLNSTVSGLISRTVLRADLVGPHDYHGAKFYRELAGADVSVAFLDAVSARFPEVVDAVDATTKELLSGDRAPTWEGWAAVERISEEYGIHDVNLVKPGVGETTRVLLRRVPWKILARAGAGADLDHVRLLAEQRGVPVEEVAELPYTCVGLIHPKYTRGATGADGKAVNL, encoded by the coding sequence ATGAACAACGCAGTGAACAACGGGGTCTGGTCCGGGAGCTGGGTCGCCGAGCGGCTCGGAGTCCAGCTCGTGGGCGACGACGAGCTCACGCAGATGCTGGGACTCGCCCTGCGGCGCAACCCCAAGCGGGCGCATCTGCTCGTCTCCCACGTGCTCGGCAAGCACGTACCGCAGTCACCCTCCGTGGTGTACGGCGCCGGCTTCGCCCTCGGTCGCCGGGTACGGGATCTTCTGGGCGCCGACGAGGCCGCCAGGGCGGTCGTCCTCGGCTACGCGGAGACGGCGACCGGGCTCGGCCACTCCGTCGCCGACGGCATCGGCCTCGCGCCCTATCTGCACTCCACCCGCCGCCCGGTCGCCGGGGTCGCCCGCGCGGGCGGCTTCGAGGAGTCCCACTCGCACGCCACGTCGCATTTGCTGCTGCCCGAGGATCCGGCCCTGCTGGCCGGTGACGGGCCACTGGTCCTGGTCGACGACGAGTTCTCCACGGGGAACACGGTGCTGAACACCGTGCGGGATCTTCACGCGCGGTATCCGCGGCGGAGGTATGTCGTGGTGGCGCTGGTGGATATGCGGTCGGCGGCTGATGCGGGGCGGCTGGAGGAGTTCGCGCGGGAGATCGGCGCCCGGGTTGATCTGGTGGCCGCTGCTTCGGGGACCGTACGGCTGCCGGAGGGGGTGTTGGAGAAGGGGCAGGAGTTGGTGGCGCGGTACGAGGCGGAGAGTGCCGCGAGCGGTAGTCGGTCGACTGTGGCGCCGTCGGGGCCGGTCGCGCAGTTCCCCGCGCCCCCAAACGACGGCGTTGCCATTGAAGCCGACCAGAAGGCCAACCCCCTAGGGGCGCGGGGAACTGCGCGACCAGCCCCCACCTGCCCGCAGCCGGCAGACGAGCGCGCCCACCCCCACCCCACCCGCATAGACCTGCGCTGGCCGCACGGCCTCCCCGACGGCGGCCGGCACGGCTTCACCCCGCAGCACCGCCTCCGCCTCGAAAGCGCCCTCCCCGCCATGGCGGCCCGCCTCGCAGAGGCACTCCCGGCCGACACGCGGAGCGTCCTCGTGCTCGGCTTCGAGGAGCTGATGTACGCCCCCCTGCGCATCGCCCACGAGCTGGAGCGGAGCGCCGACGCGGAGGTCCGCTACTCGACCACCACCCGCTCACCCGTCCTCGCCGTCGACGACCCCGGCTACGCGATACGCACCCGCCTCGTCTTCCCGGCCCACGACGACCCCGCGGACGGCCCCGGCGAGCGCTACGCCTACAACGTCGCGGGCGCCGGCTTCGACGCCGTCATAGCCGTCGTCGACTCGGTCGCCGACACCCCCGAACTGCACGCGCCCGAGGGGCTGCTGGAGGCGCTCGCCGCCCACACCCCCCATGTCCTGCTGGCCGTGGTGCCGTCGTACGTCCCCGGCTCCCCGGCCATTTCCGAAAGGCACCCGATGCTGCCCGAGCCCCTCCGCGGCCCCGCCTTCTCCTCGTACGCCCCCGAGGAGGTCGGCTGGCTGCTCCAGGACCTCTCGGACGTGACGCTGGAGGCGCCGACCGAGGAGCGCGAGGAAGCCATCCAGAGCGGCGGTGCGCACTACGCGGAGTCGCTGCCGGTGGAGTACCAGCCGAGCGAGCAGTACCAGGCGCTGTTCCACACGGCGCTGGAGGAGTCCGCGGCACGGCTGGCGCAGGCGGTCGGCGCGGTCACCGAACTCGTGCTGGCGGAGCGTTCGCCTCGGCCGGTGCTCGTCTCGCTCGCCCGCGCGGGCACCCCCGTAGGCGTCCTCATGCGCCGCTGGGCCCAGTTCCGGCACGGGCTCGAACTGCCCCACTACGCCGTCTCCATCGTGCGCGGCCGTGGCATCGACGCCAACGCGCTGCGCTGGCTGGCCGCGCACCACGACCCGCGTGACGTCGTCTTCGTCGACGGCTGGACCGGCAAGGGCGCCATCACCCGTGAACTGACGGCGGCGATACGCGAGTTCGAGGCGTCCGACGGCATCACCGGCTTCGACCCGGAGATCGCCGTACTGGCCGACCCGGGCTCGTGCGTGCGGACGTACGGCACCCGCGACGACTACCTCATCCCGTCCGCCTGCCTCAACTCCACGGTGTCCGGCCTCATTTCGCGCACCGTGCTGCGCGCCGACCTGGTCGGCCCGCACGACTACCACGGCGCGAAGTTCTACCGCGAACTCGCCGGCGCCGATGTGTCGGTGGCCTTCCTGGACGCCGTCTCCGCGCGCTTCCCGGAGGTCGTGGACGCCGTCGACGCGACGACCAAGGAGCTGCTCTCCGGCGACCGCGCGCCGACCTGGGAGGGCTGGGCGGCCGTCGAGCGCATCAGCGAGGAGTACGGCATCCACGACGTGAACCTCGTCAAGCCGGGCGTCGGCGAGACCACGCGGGTGCTGCTGCGCCGGGTGCCGTGGAAGATCCTGGCGCGGGCCGGGGCCGGCGCCGACCTGGACCATGTACGTCTGCTG
- a CDS encoding Tellurium resistance: MGFLDGLWRGRAAEFDSGSASSNSIELTKRHDRVSLTKQGAATGHLRVNLAWRMRTSDIGGSQRESLLRHPFKALRPPEVLGHSQSMVNVDLDLGCLYELADGTKGVVQPLGGFLGDVNSPPYVKLSGDDRFGSASGETMYVNLDHREDIKRLLVFVYIYDQTPAFDRTHAIVTLYPSNGPRIEIGLDERHPQARSCAVVTIENVKGEIWVRREVKFVYGFQAELDRLFGWGLQWGRGYKTKAEK, encoded by the coding sequence ATGGGCTTCTTGGACGGGCTCTGGCGTGGGCGGGCGGCCGAGTTCGACTCGGGCAGCGCGTCATCGAACTCGATCGAGCTGACGAAGCGGCACGACCGGGTCTCGCTCACCAAGCAGGGCGCGGCGACCGGTCATCTCCGGGTCAACCTGGCCTGGCGTATGCGGACGTCGGACATCGGGGGATCGCAGCGGGAGAGTCTGCTGCGACATCCCTTCAAGGCGCTCAGGCCGCCGGAGGTGCTCGGGCACAGCCAGAGCATGGTCAACGTCGACCTCGACCTCGGGTGCCTGTACGAGCTGGCCGACGGGACGAAGGGGGTCGTCCAGCCGCTGGGCGGGTTCCTCGGGGACGTCAACTCGCCGCCGTACGTCAAGCTCAGCGGGGACGACCGGTTCGGGTCGGCCTCCGGGGAGACGATGTACGTCAACCTGGATCATCGGGAGGACATCAAGCGGCTGCTGGTCTTTGTGTACATCTATGACCAGACGCCGGCGTTCGACCGTACGCACGCGATCGTCACGCTGTATCCGAGCAATGGGCCCCGGATCGAGATCGGCCTCGATGAGCGGCATCCGCAGGCTCGGTCCTGTGCGGTGGTGACGATCGAGAACGTGAAGGGGGAGATATGGGTTCGGCGTGAGGTGAAGTTCGTGTACGGGTTCCAGGCTGAGCTGGATCGGTTGTTCGGTTGGGGACTTCAGTGGGGACGGGGCTACAAGACCAAAGCGGAGAAGTAG
- a CDS encoding TerD family protein, which produces MGVSLSKGGNVSLSKEAPGLTAVIVGLGWDVRTTTGTDFDLDASALLLNPEGKVGSDANFVFFNNLKSADGSVEHTGDNLTGEGEGDDEQIKVNLAGVPADVEKIVFPVSIYDAENRQQSFGQVRNAFIRVVNQAGGAEIARYDLSEDASTETAMVFGELYRHGAEWKFRAIGQGYASGLRGIAQDFGVNV; this is translated from the coding sequence GTGGGAGTCAGCCTCAGCAAGGGCGGCAACGTATCACTGAGCAAGGAGGCCCCTGGCCTCACTGCGGTCATCGTCGGTCTGGGGTGGGACGTCCGCACCACGACCGGCACCGACTTCGACCTGGACGCCAGCGCGCTGCTGCTGAACCCGGAAGGCAAGGTCGGCAGCGACGCGAACTTCGTCTTCTTCAACAACCTCAAGAGCGCCGACGGCTCCGTCGAGCACACCGGCGACAACCTCACCGGTGAGGGCGAGGGCGACGACGAGCAGATCAAGGTCAACCTCGCGGGCGTCCCGGCCGACGTCGAGAAGATCGTCTTCCCGGTCTCGATCTACGACGCCGAGAACCGCCAGCAGTCCTTCGGCCAGGTGCGCAACGCGTTCATCCGCGTCGTGAACCAGGCCGGCGGCGCCGAGATCGCGCGCTACGACCTGTCGGAGGACGCCTCCACCGAGACCGCGATGGTCTTCGGCGAGCTCTACCGGCACGGTGCGGAGTGGAAGTTCCGCGCCATCGGCCAGGGCTACGCGTCCGGCCTGCGCGGTATCGCGCAGGACTTCGGTGTGAACGTCTGA